Part of the Hevea brasiliensis isolate MT/VB/25A 57/8 chromosome 16, ASM3005281v1, whole genome shotgun sequence genome is shown below.
gggcagtgactatagtggaagaactctgaaacttaattcagctcgttactctacTATTTTTTTAGCTTTCACAAGAAAAactttggaaactagttttctgaagtgttttcttgcaaaaggtattcttgaatactgaaattcttcattttcagtccgttcattatcctgtggcactctcactttctgtctttgttatctcctatttccattcatattgtccaagctcaactccattcaagcttggttattttgacccgtttacattttagcaaagaatctttcatttcgaggcgaaccttagtcctccagctatcaacctgcagtcctattacattctgtgattccatagttagtttagtagattcgactccctacaggtgagtgcttatatcgctattttatcaaatgttcttctttatttacgtatttcatttattctttttatgtttgtaattttcaccaagtttatactgtATTTTAAACACGAAgacggtcattctcgagtttacttctttgttaatcagtccattctttggttaatctttattacttcttaacacaggagttctggtcccgaatagcgtagaaatagttagacaaaatgtaggtaactgtgttttaaGCGATTCTTTGAAATAATAGAAGGTCTGAATAACAAGCCAGGAAAATGGTAAGGTATTAGGCCAATATGGAAAGCGACTGGGAAGACGTCACAAAGCAAAATAAAACTAAATATTAGCTAAATGAATAaaacagatcgggtatcaaaaggggtATGggcaaggcgaccacataggaggtcaGTCAAGTTCGATCTAGTATCCCCTGCCTAATCCCGAGGTGCCAAAGAGTTAAAAGAACCCACTTTCTGGTCTTTGGTATCTTCGAACGTcaaaacccttagccttaggctccCACAATGTGGAGGATCTTAAAGGGTTGAAGAAGTCTTCATTTGACCCTCGTTCAagtaaatagagatcggaggagagttcttatccggtctcaattcaaaattttaataaatacttaatagagatcggaggagagttctcatccggtctcaattcaaaattttaataaatacttgatagagatcggaggagagttcttatccggtctcagttcaaaattttagtaaatacttaaaagagatcggaggagagttcttatccgattctcaacccaaaaattttaacaaatattttaaaggagatcggaggagagttcttatccggttctcaagcttaaaaatttctataaatatgttaaaggagatcggaggagagttcttatccagttctcaagcttaaaaatttaatgaatatcaaaagagatcggaggggaGTTCTTACCCTGTTCTCAATCCAAGATTTAAAAATAATTGAACTCTAATAAAATGGTccttcaaacaaaattaacatacaacaataactcactaaggttgtctcatttacttatgtatctgggtaatccgaatttagtgaaaaatcaaatattcctcttgtcaagaggattaacatttccatccaagccctcctaactaatttataaagaatacaaagttaaatctacttacccttattaagggacgaggtggggtgcctaacaccttccccacccgtttgcggaccccgaacctagaatctctgccttgaagtggtttcatttcaatttatcttcacaaacggttttctttaatttccctcaaaattaaagtggcgactcctcactcttttccacttcggtgagggttcgttcaggcgaccgcaaaatacattgcgacactgtagatgggtaaggggtgtcacactttatcgccaactgcatactctatctcttttctcttcaagtcggcatatgatttttgtctatctgaggcaaccttcaggttagctttgattatcttcactttttcctcagtctgtttcaccaggtctggtcctaccagcttatcttcgcccaatttagtccaacacactggggttctacattttctcccatgcagtgcttcatacggagccatttgaatactagcttaatagctattgttgtatgcgaattctgtcagtgggaggtatctatcccagctcccctcaaactcaatgacacaactccttagcatatcctccagcatctatcacataattcacattgttactatcatttcaatttattacttACACTACAAGAAAATATCAGAATAGAAACCGAATTTAGAAACGGATTTATATCGGTTTATAATTTGAAACGGATTTTGAAACGGAAATCTGGTAGAACAACTTAAATACATTAAAAACCAAATAGCAACTGATTAGAAACCGAAATTAGAAACGGAAACTCGTCGGTTTCTAAATTATGAAGAACATTTTGATGGCAAATTTAGCAACTGTTTATAAACCGATTACAAACCGATTTTTGAAACCAAATAATTTTCCGTTTCTAATATTTGTCATATTAGAAACCGAATATATcggttcctaatttctttcactttaatttagaaaccgatttcattcggtttcaaaataaaagtattatctatttatatttagaaaccgattcgtATCGGTTTCAACATTCATATAATTTCCATTttatttactaaaaattaaattctgTATAGAAACCGATTCCTATCGGTTTCAATTTTCCTttgttatatttagaaaccgatttatttcggtttcaaaataaatctaatcattaattttatttattaaattttaaggataaattaggaaccgattcatatcggtttctaattacctaacaatttagaaaccgatttatatcggtttcaaaagtaatataatttctattttatttactaaattttaaaataaaatagaaaccgATTCCTTGAGGGTTCTAATTACTCAATAACTTTAGAAACCGATTGTTTTCGTTTCAAATTTTACTTAAAACGTTAGAAACCGATTCCTATCGGTttctattttctttattatatttagaaaccgatttatgtCGGTTTCTAATTGAAagtaatttagaaaccgattgctttggtttcaaatattaaattgttctctaattatatttataatttctatattatttactaaattttcaaaatagaaACCGATTATTATCGGTTTCTAATTTTTTCAACGATGCTTAGAAAGCGATAACtttcggtttcaaaatttatcgattatatatttgatttaataaattttaaagtaaaGTTAGAAACCGATTTACAGGTTTCAAAatcaatgaaattttaaaataaattaggaaccgatttatatcggtttctaattcttttagttatatttagaaaccgatagctttcggtttcaaaaattaaagtgttatctaattatttttatttaattttaattttaattatatagaattatattaattttaaacttgaattttcacttttcattaattcattacttcttcactaaaatggcaaattgatattttattaaatactcaTTTTTCTTAAGTGAAAAAaacataattaaaagataaaaatctAATTTTAACTTTCCTTTTCAAAagctttaatataaataatttaaaataaataaataaataataaatttatatctgGCATCTGCATAAATTTTAATGTAATTCCATACAATGGACATGATTTTACTTTAAATATATAGAATTCCTCATCATTGATAGATGTtttgattgatgaaaatttattttgaattgaaaaatttatcaaatctgtttaatttaaaattttattttgatttatttaaaaatataattccatttattttatattttataattttaattaattcaatttatttatttttgaaaaacAAGGGTTCAACCAACACACCGTGTTTCTCCATAGCGTGGTTCACCCATCATTTCTTCTCTACTCTCCTTTCTCATTATCGCAGAGATAAACTCCCCCCTTTCTTCGATTCTTCCTAACCTCCTCTGTCCTtgacttttttattttctctttgtcTTGTTCTATCGCTCTCTATTTTGCTTTTATTCATCGATTTCATTATTCCATTTGTGGCTGCTATCGAAGTTTGTTTCAAGTCTGTGATATTAGCTCGTGGGATTTCTGCAATTTTTCTCTGGGTGATTCTGGAAAAGGGCTTAGCAGAGATCGTGGGATTGCAAGGTATTTTTACTTTCATGTATTttaggggtttttttttttttcagggttGCTTTTAGATTTATTTTTAGGTTTGGTTGATGAAGGAATTTAGGGAATTTTGGGGGTTTTGGTGGAGTGAATTTACAGTTGGTGAGAGTGCTTTTGTGTGAGATTGTGATTTTATTTCTGTGAATAGTAAAATTAGAAATGGAATACAAGTGCCCATCTTGCAGCCTTAAAAGGAACAGACAGTAATGTTGTTCTAGCAGCAAAGAAAGAAAGTAGTATTAGCAATATTTACCTTTCATGTGATGTATGTGTTACAATGCTTTGTTCATAACAAATGCCTCCATAGGTTTATAGTTTGCCTTATTCCCCACTAATCTTGTGCTTAATCAAGTGTTCGTAATCTAATCTTTAAATTTATGATAACTGGTCATTTCCTTATGTAATTTCGATAGTGGGTTTAAGTTCAATTGATGCCTTTCATATGAATTATCATTCGTAAGTGAGATATTATGCATGTTATTATTGTTTTCTATTGTTTCTACTATGATGAAAGATTTTctctgatgggaaattatgtctaGGCATTTTGACAAACGCTCCAAGCTTATTATGATTTACTTTAGTCTAGAAAGTGGGGTAAGAAGTGGATGATGAATTGATGACTGTCATTGACCTTATGAGTGTAGTTATCCATAAAAATATTCAAACACTTTCAATGCTTCAACCATAGAGAGGAGAATTAAGAGTGAGAGAGCATATAGCTATTACATTGATGTTTTTAGTTTATGTTTATCCCATAAATTTAGGCAAATTGAAATTTCTGAAGCATGTTTGTGGTGATGATGGCGTAAAGACTTTACAAATAACAGTTAATTAATGCATTTCCTTTTCCTAGTTGATGCTTGGACATCATACAAGGTATGCAAATTTTTCCAATCAGTTTACTTCTCCCAATAGAGTGCTTTCTCCCATCAATTTGGTGTTACATGTCTTTTTTTACCAGGTTAAATGTGATGAGGCAGTAGGTTTGTCACGAGACTGATGCTTCTTTTGATTTTTGAATAAAAGCACTTTCCAGGCCGCAAGATCTTAAGTCTATTTATCTATCAAATTAATGGCATAGATTTCAAAAATGGCTATTATATCAATTAAAATTCAGATTCTCAAGATCTTTATCCAATTACATTTGATCCAATTACTCGCTAAAAGAGTGAAAATGAAACCAGGAGAAGTTAAAAAATAGATGAGAATTACTTTAATTTccagataatatatatatatatatatatatatatatatatatataaagcaatcAATCTCCTCATCCTTAATAAAGAAAAGTGTTGATATGTATTTGTcattcacaattccatcttattggTGAAAATAGAAGGATGAAATAATATTAGACATATTAaatgtaataaaaaatataaatttataaaaataaattaattaaataataattttatataattatttaaatataaaataaataattatttaaatataataattatttttttaataaataaatttttaaaaaataagtttatttaaattaaaaagcaatTAATGACAGAACTAATTTATcatcataatttaaatttaataaataaattgttACTAAAATAAATTAGGGACACATTGATTTTGCTATATTTCATAAACTTAGTTATAAATTACCCTAAAATATTTATAACTACAAGATTAACCATATACACATttgttttataatttattattttaaatttgatatttatatttaatatttaactgctaatttttaaatatattagaaaTATATAATATACTTTTGAATTTATTtagcaaaataaattaaattttaaccaaTTCCATATGTTGAATgcaaacgaaaaaaaaaaaagggcattaCAAAATTTTCGTGGATAATTAATATCAAAACAGCTTCCGTTAAATTCAATTTTGagctaaattatattaaaataattaaaaaataaataaataaataataataataaaattaaaatataaattaaaatgaattaaatcaaattaaaatttttttattcaatttaatttatcaatttacaaaatttttaaaatttttaaattttcatatgcTCTAGTCTTTCCCTCTGGTTATTACACAGAGGGCGGAGCGCATATTTAAACCTAATTGTTCTCTGGGtgcaaattttatgttgtgcacttgGAGAACTAATGGGAGATGCTGCTggaatttttacaaatatatgaCATGTCATTATCTGTCTGTTATTGGTAGAGATGATACAATTCTAATTGGGTTAGGGCCTTACCTTTCAACGCATGATTGGGGATATGATGTAATTCTGATATATGACATATCATTACTAATATTCACTTAATTATTACACAGCTATTAGGAAAATGGGATCAGATCGGAGATGGATGTATGCTAGGTTAAAAGATGGTCTATTGACCTCAGAATTCATAGAAGGTATTGAACAATTCATAACATTTGCTAAGCAACATCCAGAGTGGATGGATGGGGATAAACTGAAGTGTCCATGTAATCATCGAAAGTGTCAGAATCGTAATTATGCTGATGAGAATACAATTCGGTTACATTTGATGAAGCATGGATTTGTGCCATATTATTATAAATGGATTCTACATGGGGAACCCCGCACAAGTAATATTGATAGTCAAAACATAAATGTTATGATAGCGGAGTCTGttcaagaggttgataatagcaCAAGCAATACCTATGAGCAAATGGTAATGGATGCAGCAGGTCCTGATTTCTTTCAGGATGTAATGGAGGAGCCTCCAAATCCATCAGCTCAAAAATTGTATGACATGTTGCAAGCTGTTAATCAAGAGGTGTGGCCAGGTTGTGAAAGCCATTCGCAGCTCTCAGTTGTTGCAAGGATGTTGAacatcaaggcagaacatcatttGTCAGAAAGGTGTTTTGATGACATTTGTCAACTTATGAAAGAGGTGTTACCGGATGAAAATTTAATGACTGAAAACTTTTACAGTACGAAGAAGTTGGTTCAAGCATTGGGCCTACCTGTTGAGAAGATTCATTGTTGTACTAATGGATGTATGTTATATTGGGCTGAAGATAGTGAGTTAACGAATTGCAAATTTTGTGACCATCCACGGTTCAAACGACATAGTCGAGGCGCTTCTAATTTTCAAACCAATGTGCCACATAAGAAAATGTACTACTTTCCTCTCACACAGAGATTGCAAAGATTATATGCTTCGAATGCTACAGCAAAAGAAATGAGATGGCATGCTGAGCATGACCATGAAGATGGGGTAATGTGTCATTGTTCAGATGCAACTACATGGAAGCATTTTAATAAAACACATCCTTCATTTGCTGCTGAGGTTCGGAATGTAAGGCTAGGACTGTGCACCGATGGGTTTCAACCATTCGGTCAGTCTGGACAACAATATTCATCTTGGCTACCATTGTCACTCCTTACAATTTGCCTCCTTGGTTATGTATGAAGGAAGAGTATATGTTCCTAACGGTACTAGTTCTGGTCCGAGAAACCCAAAAGACAAATTGGATGTGTACTTACATTTCTTATTGCGAGTTGAAACGATTGTGGGAAGTTGGAGTTGAGACATATGATGCATCAAAGaagaataattttaatatgaGGGTTGCGTTATTATGGACAATAAGTGATTTCCCTGCATATTCAATGTTATCCGGTTGGAGCACAGCAGGCAAGACTGCTTGTCCATATTGTAGGGACGATTCAGATGCATTCACATTGACAAAGGGTGGTAAACAATCATGGTTTGACAATCACCGTAAATTCTTACCAGCTAACCATCCTTTcgcattttaataaaattgcttTTAGAAAGAACAAAGCGATTACAAAAAGTGCTCCCCCCATTCTATCTGGTGAGGAAATTTTAGAACAAATAGAACATCTAGGATTAATGTGTGTCATGATATGGGTGCAGATGAGAATAACAGTTGCAAAGCAAAAAACACGGGTTGGAAGAGACGGAGCATTTTTTGGGATTTGCCATATTGGAGTACTAACATGCTTCGCCACAACTTGGATGTCATGCATATAGAGAAAAAtgtatttgaaaatatttttaatactgtgATGAATGTTGAAGGGAAGACGAAGGACAATGCAAAATCAAGAGAAGATTTGAAAGAGTTTTGTCACCGACCTGAGTTAGAGAGGGATATGGCAACAGGAAAGTATCCTAAAGCATGTTACACATTAGACAAACAATCAAAAGCAGTGTTGTGTGAATGGCTTAAAAATCTTAGATTCCCAGATGGTTATGTGTCAAACATGGGTAGGTGTATAGACATGCGAAAACTAAAGTTGtttgggatgaaaagccatgattGTCATGTCTTTATGCAAAGATTACTCCCAATAGCATTTAGGGAATTGCTTCCAAAAAATGTGTGGCAAGCATTGACCGAATTGAGCAATTTCTTTAGAGAGTTAACTTCAACAACACTTAGAGAAGAAGCCATGTTACAGCTCAATGAAGAGATTCCTATTATATTATGTAAACTAGAGCGTATATTCCCTCCAAGTTTCTTTGACTCCATGGAACATCTCCCAGTGCATTTGGCTTATGAAGCATGGATTGCTGGTCCTGTGCAATATCGGTGGATGTATCCATTTGAGAGGTAACTAGTTTAATGTATTGTTGTATACTATCATTACATGGAGAAATAAAAACTTTGTTGTGACTAAATAGTAAATGGTACAGGTACCTTAGGAAGTTAAAaaataatgtgaaaaataaagccaaaGTGGAAGGTTCCATATGCAATGCATACTTAGTTGAAGAAGCATCGTCATTCTGCGCTCATTATTTTGAACCCCATGTCAACACAAGGCATCGAAAGGTTCCACGCAATGATGATACAGTCGAACATATGGATGAACATCTAGGGAATCTATCAATTTTCACTCATTCCGGTAGGCCACTGGGAAAAGGAAAGGTTAGATATCTCACAGAACAAGAATTTCAAGCAGCACAAATGTACATCTTGTTGAATTGTATAGAAGTAAAACCGTACATTGAGTAAGTTTTTctaatattcaattattataattgttgCAATGCCATTATTGATTCCAAACATGTAATTAACTATTTTCATTGTGTGCAGCATTTTTGTTAATGAGTTACACATGGCCAATCCAAATATCAATGATAAACAAGTTGATGAGAAACTAGAGCGTGAATTTGATAAGTGGTTCAATAAATATGTTCACAATCCCTCCAACAATATATCAAGCCAGTTTTTAAAGGATCtatcaaagggtccattaagaagTGTTATGTGCTACAATAGTTATGTAGTTAATGGTTATAAATTTCACACTAAAGGTTATGGTTCGCATAGGGCAACGATGAACAGTGGGGTATGTATCAAGGGGACTAATTACAATACTAATGAAAGTGACTACTATGGACAATTAATTGAAGTGCTACGATTGGAGTACCCTGGATTACCAATCAAAAGAACtgtattgtttaaatgtgattggtttgatccaacaccaaatgtgggaacaaagattcatccaaaatataaacttgtggatattaatcataaaagatccttcAATAGGTATGAACCATTTGTTCTTGCTATCCAAGCTGCTCAGGTGAATTATTCCATATATCCAAGCTTAAAACGTGACAAGGATGATTGGTGGGTGTGTTCAAAATCAAAGCGAGATCTGTTATTGATCTTCCGAGCAAGTGAATGTCACAACCCCTCAAGACGGGAAGAACCATTTCAAAAAGATGAAATGGAAGTCTCTTTGATTCAAATTGACGATGATGATGATCAACAACAATACTTGAATGATCAAAGCGGTGTACTAGTTGAAATTAATGAAGAggatgttgaagatgaagaagagctTGAATTGGACTCGTAAAGTGATGAGGAATGCGATGATGTATATGATAGTGATACTAATTAGAATTAGGTATTTCtcttaatgaatttatatttctaaACTTGAAGTATAAACTCTAACTAATTTCATCTGTATTATGTATCATAAGTTGAATGAAGCTAACTAATTAATACAATTATTTATGCAGATGCGAGGCAACGATCGCAGGGAGGTTTGTTGGGTCATTCAAGGCGATTACATGCGAGGATGAGCCCAATGATCAACTAGACCAATCTACACAGTGGTCACCTCGAGTTCCTTCACGATCCATTGGGAGGTCGGCACTGATCCGGAGGGGTCTCTTTGCTTCAACACAAAGATCGAGCTATACCTCCACCTCCACCGCCACCACCTATTACCCCATCTTCTGAGCCTGCAATTGGATCAACCTCTGGTCATGAAGGTCATTCAGTTGGGGCAGCACCAATATCATCGATGGATGGCCTATCACTCACTacatttggaagaaagaaaagaataaagctcattaatggcacgtaagtatttaaaattaattaactttatcTATGATTTGGTATTTCATATCATTGGGAATTGAAGTAATgtgtttctacatttacataaaaTCAATATATTTGCTGTCTTTCTTTTGTACAGGTTACATCCATCTGAGGAATGTGCTAAGAAGATGAAGAATATCTTCAAGGAGAGGATGGACCCAGAGGGGCACTGTTGGAAAACTATCACGCCTGAAACAAAAGAGTTTTACTGGGATGAATTtcaagtaataaaataaatatttaaatattagctaTCAGATAACTAATTTGCATAGTTTATGAAACCTCAAAAAAGAATGTTATGAACAAATATCATTTAAGTgatgagaatttgtgaattaatgtAAAAGAACACAATTGAAGTATATTAATGCTTAAATGATCTATATGTACAGCTTGTGTgatattgaaaatatatattgttgtgagttgttgtagttggggtggatgttatttattgttgagaatatatgaagtgtttttaacaggtgcaaTTAATACCTAATAACTAGGTTGGATTGTCCAAAATTTAGGGGAAATGCTGtcaatttttttctaaaatattatcatactaatacaattgtcttaatttttatttattttataccgTAAATACTTTGATTGGCAAGAGGTGACTCCACTAGTAAAGGAAGCTTGAGGCGTAAGGTCACGAGCGCTATAAGGCCCTAATGTGCAATTTCATGAAAGTAAAATCCAAGGTCATCGTGCCTAATAGTACAATGCAAAAATGGAAGGAGGCATGGAGTAGCCCAGAGTTTAAAGCCAAGAGCCATCAATTCACTGCTAACCGTTGTAGTGAGATAGGGGGAGTTGGGGCAGGCATCTCTAGACACACAGGGGTTGGTTTCACATGCTACTCACGCAGATAGAATGGTAATGATTTCATATTTACTATAGGATGGTAATGATTTCGTATTTACTAGTTTTGTTATTGTCTGTCTACATATTAGTAGCAAATAATCGAACATTATTATAAACATCACTAAAATCATTATATCTTTTCAGGAAGCCCAGCTTGGCCCAAGACCTTTTCCATAAGAACTTTTCCATAAGACCCACACTAGGAAAGGCACCTCGATATGGTTGATTCACGAGCGCAATCAATTAAGGTAAGTGAACAAGTATTTTATGTATTTCAATTATATGAAAAAAATGAATAAGTGATTTTGTTTATTCAATtgccaagaaaaataaatttaaaatatgtgtATTGACTTATTCAGGATGCATTTTTGGCTCTTAGCGGGCAGGCGTCACAACAACACGAGGGGTGCAGTGACCCTCCTATTGTAGATGAGGTCGCACTATATTATCAAGTTGTGGGGGG
Proteins encoded:
- the LOC110673157 gene encoding uncharacterized protein LOC110673157, producing MLRHNLDVMHIEKNVFENIFNTVMNVEGKTKDNAKSREDLKEFCHRPELERDMATGKYPKACYTLDKQSKAVLCEWLKNLRFPDGYVSNMGRCIDMRKLKLFGMKSHDCHVFMQRLLPIAFRELLPKNVWQALTELSNFFRELTSTTLREEAMLQLNEEIPIILCKLERIFPPSFFDSMEHLPVHLAYEAWIAGPVQYRWMYPFERYLRKLKNNVKNKAKVEGSICNAYLVEEASSFCAHYFEPHVNTRHRKVPRNDDTVEHMDEHLGNLSIFTHSGRPLGKGKVRYLTEQEFQAAQMYILLNCIEVKPYIE